A genomic window from Elaeis guineensis isolate ETL-2024a chromosome 3, EG11, whole genome shotgun sequence includes:
- the LOC105041589 gene encoding cysteine-tryptophan domain-containing zinc finger protein 3-like has translation MAWEKRIEAVLGGMRRDFDLGLSKKEFGGPMFGDYGTFLPVQVRHPSTSSCPTLQACAASKPPFEKSYGKYDTGHDTNETGEATTKSKTSYDELADLDDSLAEFTLYEAKTLRQSADRLKTAGDGVEVTEIYLHAGLKFLKSAYLLECRTIPGLRRPKGTPDAFHCYIDAAKLFRYCAETSEKSGKIEIAVLSYKCMEVTHLRVAFGLKNICSTSKSLIYEKDIKMSSHLKPTNDTVSHLRQLLSISEHTASAMNASKRYRALELAIRHHSCTEGYRAESLSSVKKALDFSFYNVEEFVRLITLSLKDVGM, from the exons GGCCAATGTTTGGTGATTATGGAACGTTTTTACCTGTTCAGGTGCGGCACCCTTCTACAAGCTCTTGCCCAACACTTCAAGCTTGCGCTGCCTCGAAGCCTCCTTTCGAAAAG AGTTATGGAAAATACGATACTGGACATGATACAAATGAAACTGGTGAGGCAACCACAAAATCCAAGACATCCTATGATGAGCtggctgatctggatgatagtttGGCGGAATTCACTCTATATGAAGCCAAAACTCTGAGACAATCAGCTGATCGATTGAAG ACTGCTGGGGATGGAGTTGAGGTCACTGAGATCTACCTCCATGCAggcttgaaatttttgaaaagtgcCTACTTGCTCGAGTGCCGCACGATTCCAGGATTAAGAAGACCAAAGGGTACTCCTGATGCATTTCATTGCTACATTGATGCAGCAAAGCTCTTCAG GTACTGTGCAGAAACTAGTGAGAAAAGTGGAAAGATTGAAATAGCTGTACTTTCATACAAGTGCATGGAAGTGACACACTTGAGAGTTGCTTTTGGCCTGAAGAATATCTGTTCAACGAGCAAAA GTCTGATTTATGAGAAAGACATCAAGATGTCATCACATCTCAAACCAACGAATGATACTGTATCTCATCTAAGGCAGCTTCTCAGCATT TCAGAGCATACTGCCTCTGCAATGAATGCATCCAAGAGATACCGTGCTTTGGAACTTGCTATTCGACACCACTCTTGCACCGAGGGATACAGAGCTGAGAGCTTGTCATCAGTGAAAAAAGCCCTTGATTTTAGTTTCTACAATGTGGAAGAGTTTGTTCGCCTCATCACATTATCACTGAAGGATGTAGGGATGTAG
- the LOC105041400 gene encoding LOW QUALITY PROTEIN: AT-hook motif nuclear-localized protein 28 (The sequence of the model RefSeq protein was modified relative to this genomic sequence to represent the inferred CDS: inserted 1 base in 1 codon) — translation MKCYSEEVDSRSCGEFKKQKKTAEELGSRRGGGKEGDGSSNEVVKRRRGRPSGSKNKPQPPVVITREFTDSSPAMRPHVLEIPAGHDVAASLAAFSRRRALGLCVLAASGPVANVTLRQSPFPVEGSPSAAAAVVTFGGRFDILSISATFFPPSLPAAAGGLGGGFSVSLXGPHGRVVGGMVAGPLVAAGTVVVVAAGFAEPTFDRLPVEEETAGSASASLSAAGGSGGGDEVAARPHHDEDDHDEEAQYHYQHDHFHRHHHHGSSDGTPIYAGHFPPDVLWTPTARSPHLPPPPPPPYRFT, via the exons ATGAAGTGCTACTCAGAGGAAGTGGACAGTAGGAGCTGTGGAGAGTTCAAGAAACAAAAGAAGACGGCAGAGGAGTTGGGGAGTAGAAGAGgaggagggaaagaaggggatgGGTCGAGTAATGAGGTGGTCAAGAGGCGGAGAGGCCGCCCGTCGGGATCCAAGAACAAGCCCCAGCCCCCTGTCGTCATCACCCGGGAGTTTACCGATTCCTCCCCCGCTATGCGGCCGCACGTCCTCGAGATCCCCGCCGGCCACGACGTCGCCGCCTCCCTCGCCGCCTTCTCCCGCCGCCGCGCCCTCGGCTTGTGCGTCCTCGCCGCTTCCGGCCCCGTCGCCAACGTCACACTCCGCCAGTCACCCTTCCCGGTGGAGGGATccccctccgccgccgccgccgtggTGACGTTCGGCGGCCGGTTCGACATACTCTCCATCTCCGCCACCTTCTTCCCGCCGTCCCTCCCAGCCGCCGCCGGCGGATTAGGCGGGGGGTTCTCGGTGTCGC GGGGGCCGCATGGGAGGGTGGTGGGGGGGATGGTGGCGGGGCCTCTGGTGGCAGCGGGGACGGTGGTGGTGGTGGCCGCGGGATTCGCAGAGCCCACCTTCGACCGGCTGCCGGTGGAGGAGGAGACGGCGGGTTCGGCCTCGGCCTCTCTCTCCGCCGCCGGCGGCAGTGGAGGTGGCGATGAGGTTGCCGCCCGACCTCATCATGATGAGGATGATCATGATGAAGAAGCGCAGTATCACTATCAACACGACCATTTTCATCGTCATCACCATCATGGATCGTCCGACGGTACACCGATCTACGCCGGTCACTTCCCTCCAGATGTTCTATGGACTCCCACCGCCCGCTCCCCGCAtctaccaccaccaccaccacctccttatCGATTCACTtga